In one Paraburkholderia megapolitana genomic region, the following are encoded:
- a CDS encoding AAA family ATPase translates to MSDFPPFRLDRANQCVWQSTPDGGEHRLNLRPRAYDMLQYLVDNAGRLVTHDEFLDALWQKVLVQPEVLKAHMLSIRAALGDDPAHPRFIETHRGRGYRFIAPLQNPLPVNTVNTVDAGKPAHGAFVGRTPQLNKLKALFDEACAGESRVVFVAGEPGIGKTTLVNQFLESLEGRADVLTSLGRCVEGYGGTEPYYPVLEALTQLVRGDAGAAVTRSLISIAPTWAAQLPGSVPERHRAALQRQLVGAVSGRMLREICEFFAALSEQRPLALVFEDLHWSDYSTVDMLSALARQRNHARLMVIATYRPEDAEVVQHPLCRLNRDLGLQKLCHGIVLEPLTEGAIAEYLKGKAQHAREDDLAQLVCERSGGNPLFMVATLDHLVAQGIAQSTPDGWKLHVSASEVRLEVPLTLSQVIEHRIQRLTPEQQRVLEAASVAGLKFDAAVLAPVTQISQECVEETCEALCRQESFIRREAPAPPGRIATARIYAFRHAMYRQTFYERQGTLRTARSHLRIAEELEARSATGERSGIAAELAQHFAAARQWSRALAYLRIAIQTAKKRLAYNDALAILDRAMMLAANLPDNARAAAEVEFLEGRVSIFTAAHDRRARETCEQLAARAAKLGLIDIQSRALLSLAYAYSWRDQLRCSQIIDEALALSEQQTNLQQQARTRISCYVWKMWVRGWHADDIHRCEAALEPLRDGDDPFTTAWSQCEYAMVLMVSARYQMAQDTILANYQFLVDHDENRPEFNMARATWMVNLGVPWTLLYLGDFGRAQQEFDRAIAMFGVNGNRYGADTLTLYRCWLQFHAQDFDAMLASCTQVLAETSSETTGRRSTLPAEQRLGILLKGLAHLGLGDTRAARVHLLDVMQRMDSEPVIFDWYWRLSLEWGLANLALAEDALDEATSHAARLVKLATETEERTWQGLAWETQARVALRSGAATDAVRYIDAALAATQHFDTPLADWRIHGTASDAYNLVGDTKNAAHHAELAATKKTALAASLPAGHRLRETLETGG, encoded by the coding sequence GTGAGCGATTTTCCGCCCTTCCGGCTTGATCGAGCCAACCAGTGCGTCTGGCAATCCACACCAGACGGCGGCGAGCACCGGCTCAACCTCCGGCCGCGCGCCTACGACATGCTTCAGTATCTGGTCGACAACGCCGGCCGCCTCGTCACGCACGACGAATTTCTCGATGCGCTCTGGCAAAAAGTGCTTGTGCAGCCGGAAGTTCTGAAGGCTCACATGCTGTCGATACGCGCCGCGCTAGGCGACGATCCAGCGCACCCCAGGTTCATCGAAACACATCGTGGCCGCGGTTATCGCTTCATCGCGCCGCTGCAAAACCCACTGCCAGTCAATACTGTCAATACCGTCGATGCAGGCAAACCGGCTCATGGCGCATTCGTCGGACGTACTCCGCAGCTAAACAAGCTCAAGGCGCTTTTCGACGAAGCCTGTGCAGGCGAGTCGCGGGTCGTGTTCGTCGCCGGCGAACCGGGCATCGGCAAGACCACGCTCGTCAATCAGTTCCTCGAATCGCTCGAGGGCCGCGCCGACGTGCTGACATCGCTCGGGCGCTGCGTGGAGGGGTACGGCGGCACCGAGCCGTATTACCCGGTGCTCGAAGCGCTCACGCAACTGGTGCGCGGCGACGCCGGCGCGGCCGTCACGCGCAGTCTGATTTCGATTGCCCCGACCTGGGCCGCGCAGCTTCCCGGTTCGGTGCCGGAGCGACATCGCGCCGCGTTGCAGCGGCAACTGGTCGGCGCCGTCAGTGGCCGCATGTTGCGCGAAATCTGCGAGTTCTTCGCCGCGCTGTCGGAGCAAAGACCGCTCGCGCTCGTCTTCGAAGATCTGCACTGGTCGGACTATTCGACGGTCGACATGCTCTCCGCCCTCGCCCGTCAACGCAATCACGCGCGGTTGATGGTCATCGCCACCTATCGCCCCGAAGATGCGGAAGTCGTTCAACACCCGCTGTGCCGGTTGAATCGCGATCTCGGTTTGCAGAAACTCTGCCACGGCATCGTGCTCGAACCGCTAACCGAAGGCGCGATCGCCGAGTACCTCAAAGGCAAGGCACAGCACGCTCGCGAGGACGACCTCGCACAACTGGTATGCGAGCGCTCCGGCGGCAATCCCCTCTTCATGGTGGCCACGCTCGATCATCTGGTCGCGCAAGGCATCGCGCAATCCACACCCGATGGATGGAAGCTGCATGTGTCCGCATCGGAAGTGCGACTCGAAGTGCCGCTTACGTTGAGCCAGGTCATCGAACATCGCATCCAGCGGTTGACCCCCGAGCAGCAACGCGTCCTCGAGGCCGCGAGTGTAGCGGGGCTCAAGTTCGACGCGGCTGTGCTCGCTCCGGTCACGCAGATAAGCCAGGAATGCGTCGAGGAAACCTGCGAAGCGTTGTGCCGGCAGGAAAGCTTCATCCGTCGCGAGGCACCTGCGCCGCCCGGTCGGATTGCCACGGCACGCATCTACGCATTTCGTCACGCGATGTACCGGCAGACCTTCTATGAACGTCAGGGCACGCTGCGCACCGCGCGTTCGCATCTACGGATTGCGGAAGAACTCGAAGCACGCTCCGCTACCGGAGAACGTAGCGGCATCGCGGCCGAGCTGGCCCAGCATTTCGCGGCAGCGAGGCAATGGTCGCGCGCACTAGCCTATCTGCGCATCGCGATCCAGACAGCCAAAAAGCGCCTCGCCTACAACGATGCGCTCGCCATTCTCGACCGCGCGATGATGCTGGCCGCCAATCTGCCGGACAACGCACGCGCCGCTGCGGAAGTGGAATTTCTCGAAGGGCGCGTGTCGATCTTCACCGCGGCGCACGACAGGCGCGCGCGAGAGACCTGCGAGCAACTGGCGGCGCGTGCGGCAAAACTCGGGCTGATCGATATTCAAAGCCGCGCATTGCTGAGCCTCGCGTACGCCTATAGCTGGCGCGATCAGCTTCGTTGCAGCCAGATCATCGACGAAGCGCTGGCGCTCAGCGAACAACAGACCAATCTGCAGCAACAGGCGCGTACGCGTATCAGTTGTTACGTCTGGAAGATGTGGGTGCGCGGCTGGCATGCCGACGATATCCATCGATGCGAAGCTGCCCTCGAACCGTTACGCGACGGCGATGATCCATTCACGACCGCCTGGTCGCAGTGCGAATACGCCATGGTGTTGATGGTGTCCGCCCGCTATCAGATGGCTCAGGACACGATCCTCGCGAACTACCAGTTCCTCGTCGATCACGATGAGAACCGGCCCGAGTTCAACATGGCGCGCGCCACGTGGATGGTCAATCTCGGCGTACCGTGGACGTTGCTGTATCTCGGCGACTTCGGGCGCGCGCAGCAGGAGTTCGACCGGGCAATTGCGATGTTCGGCGTCAACGGCAATCGCTACGGTGCCGACACGCTCACGCTATATCGCTGCTGGCTGCAATTTCACGCGCAGGACTTCGACGCGATGCTCGCGTCCTGCACGCAGGTTCTTGCGGAAACCTCTTCCGAAACTACCGGCCGCCGCTCGACGCTTCCCGCAGAGCAACGGCTCGGCATTCTGCTGAAGGGACTGGCTCACCTGGGCCTCGGCGACACCCGCGCGGCGCGCGTTCATCTGCTCGACGTGATGCAGCGCATGGACAGCGAACCGGTGATCTTCGACTGGTACTGGCGGCTGTCACTCGAATGGGGACTCGCGAATCTTGCGCTCGCGGAAGATGCACTCGACGAAGCGACATCGCACGCCGCGCGTCTGGTCAAGCTTGCAACCGAAACGGAAGAGCGCACCTGGCAGGGTCTGGCGTGGGAGACACAGGCGCGCGTCGCGTTACGCTCTGGCGCAGCAACGGACGCCGTGCGCTACATCGACGCAGCGCTCGCGGCCACGCAGCACTTCGACACACCGCTTGCAGACTGGCGCATTCATGGTACGGCGAGCGATGCCTATAACCTGGTGGGCGACACCAAAAACGCGGCCCATCATGCCGAACTCGCAGCGACCAAAAAAACGGCGCTTGCTGCGAGCTTGCCGGCCGGACATCGTCTGCGCGAGACACTGGAGACCGGCGGCTAG